CCTAGATTTGAGTTTGCTTTGAGCGCATAGCAAATGAGTGATTTGCGTCCACCAAAGGCTTCTTTGAATGAGAGGAAATTGCGCTCTATGCGTGATAAATCATACACATAAAGCGGTGTGTCATATTCATTAGCAAGTGCCAAAAAAGTATCTTGTAAAGAAGTGTCTTGTGATAAGTTATCAAACATAAAAATCCTTAGCAAAATCTATGAAAATATCCAAAAAGAGTTTATGCAAAAGTTTGCACAAAAAAGCGCAATTTAACGAAAAATTGGCTAGAATTCTAGCCAAAATTCTAGCAAAAACAAGTTTAATGTTTTGCAAAAGCAAGTGCAATCTTTGAAAAAAATGGAAAAGCAATGTTTGAGTTAGTCGCTTCTTTGAGTCTCTTTGTCTTTGTCATCGTTTCAGCTCTAATCATCGTAGCCAAAGTGTCCAAAAAAACGCCTGTGGTGATAAGGTCAGGCGATGATTTTGCTTATGAGGAAGTCATAACCTATGAAACCATAATGGTTACCATAGAGTCTGAGGACAGCACTTTTATTGACTTGCAAGACGCTGTGAAAGAGATGTTTTCCTACTATGATGTGCTAAACCTTAGCAAAACTCAAAAGCGACTTTTTCTTTTCGCACTTAGCAAGCACCCCAATGTCAAATCTCCCCTTGTCCTCTCCGCACTAAATGAAATGAGCAAGCGAAATCCAGATATGGCAAAGGACTTGGACTTGAGCGTGAGGCGAGGGCTAGATAGACGCTAGCTAGATTTTCACACGCAAAGCCACTTCTTTAGCCCACTTCAAAATCCGCATAAAATCTAAAATCCACACAAATTCCCCAAATGCAATCACTACCCAAAGCACCCAAAATCGCCATAATCGGCAGACCAAATGTAGGCAAATCTTGCCTTTTCAATCGCTTAGCAAAGCAAAAAATCGCCATTACTTCAGACATTAGCGGGACTACTAGGGATACCAACTACACGCATATCTATCTACTACCAAGCAAGCAAAACAGCAATGAAGCCACGCAAAGCCCAAAATCCGCACTTCTCATCGACACAGGCGGTATCGAGCAAAAAAGCAAAGATGAGCTGTTTTTGCAAGTGGGAGCAAAAGCAAAGCAAGCAAGCAAGCAAGCGGACTTGGTGCTGTATGTAGTCGATGGGCAAAATCCACCAAATGATGAGGATAGAGAGATTCTCTATGAGATTTTGCGACTAAAAGACAAAAAAAGCCCTTGCTTTTTGGTGGTAAATAAAATCGATAGCGATGCGCAAAATGAGGGAGCTTATGCGTTTTATGAGTTTGGAGTCCAAGAGGTGTTTTTCATCTCTGTGGCGCACAATCGCGGAATCACCACCTTGCAAAACGCAATGTTTAGCGCACTTTTTGCAAACACAAATGAAGCAATCACAAATGATGATGAAGACATACTTGCAGGACTGCAAAAAGATTTAGAAAATCAGCTAGAAAGGGACTTGCAAAATCAGCTAGAAAAAGAATCTAGCAAAGAGAGTGAATCTAGCCAAAAAAATAGCCAAATAAGAATCGGCATCATCGGGCGCGTAAATGTCGGCAAATCAAGTCTGCTAAACACACTCACCCAAAAAGAGCGAGCAATAGTAAGCAAAAAAGCAGGGACGACTATCGACCCTGTCGATGAGAGCATAGAGCACAAAGGCAAACTTCTCACTTTCATAGACACCGCAGGAATCCGCAAAAGAGGCAAAATACAGCAGCTAGAAAAATTTGCACTTGATAGGACAAACAAGATTTTAGCCCAAAGCGACATAGCACTGCTTGTGCTTGATGCGAGTGAAAGGCTTTGCGAGCTAGATGAGCGCATATTTTCACTTACCCAAAAGCACGCTCTAGGTGTCATCGTGCTATGGAATAAATGGGACATAAAATACGCTGATTTCAAAACCATAAACGCAGAATTTGAGCGGAAATTTCGCTTCTTAGAATACGCTCCAAAGCTCGCTATCAGTGCCAAAAACAAACGCCACATAAATGAGCTAAAAGACAAAATCATAGAGATTTATCAAAACTTTAGCCTAAGGATTCCCACTGCCAAGCTAAATGAGACAATCGCCAAAGCTATCCAAAATCACGCAATCCCAAGCGATAGAGGCAAGCTAGTCAAAATCTATTATGCTACCCAATATGAGAGTGCCCCTCCCCAAATCGCACTCATATCAAACCGCCCAAACAGCATTCACTTCAGCTACAAGCGATACTTGATAAACTGCTTAAGAGAGGAGTTTAGCCTTAGTGGCGTGCCACTTATTCTTAGCTTTAGAGACAAAAACGCCAAGCCACCAAAAGATGATAAAGAGGAATAATGGTGTCATACTTTTTATTTACTAATCCGTTTATGATAGTTAGTGCTACTTAGGATTTCTGTTTGATATTGCTATATGCTACAAGTTACTTTTCTTTTCTTTATTCATACTGCCTTGTTTGTTCTCTTACAGAGTTTTCCATTTATTCATTAGATTTTTATTGTCACGCTTTTCCACATTTTTTATCATTTGTTTTTTTTATTTTTTTTTTTTATATTCTGGGTGGCGTTATGGGGGGCAAAGCCCCCTATCCTTAGCTTTTTAGCACGAACTAACTCATTTGCGATAGCCTAAAAGCTAGCGTAAATGAGTTAGTTCGTGTTATGCTTTTTTACCGCGTAAAAAAGCTACCCATAGCCACTTTCCCTCTCAAAAACCCTAAAAAATTTAAATGCAAAAACCCTAAATTTTTTAAAATGTTTAAAAAATTTTCTCAAAAACTTCTCTAAATTTAAAAGCATTTTTTACATTTTTTAAAACCCTAAAAACACTACAAATACTTTAATTTTCTTTCACTTTAATTCTATTCCTCATATTCATACATTCCGTATTCATCATCTTCTTTTCTTTCCTCCTCTTTTGTATTGCTTTCATCTGTGTAGATTCTCTCATTTTCCTCCATTTCTGGGTTTTTAGAGTATTTTTTCAATGTATTATCTAGCGATTTAGCATTTTCTCTTGGCTTTTGCTTTACTTCTACTTTTCATTAAAGAATCTAGCAAGTGTTTCATTTTTCTTAGACATAGGAATAAAAATATCTTGGACTAATTTAATGAAAATTATTGTGGATTTTCTCGCAATGACTTGGTTGTAGGCTACTGCGATTTTGCTAATGCAAAATCACCCCATCCCCAAATTCCATCGCACTAAGAGAGAGGGGATTAACTAATGGCAAACACGCTCACTTTAAGGAAAAGTGCTTTTAAAGAGGGGTAAGAGCACCCTCCGCCACAATTTTACGATTTGTAGATAGGGGGTTTAAAAAAGCTAAACACCACCACTTTTGGAAAAGTGGATTTAACGGAAAGGATTTAAGAAAAGCAAACTTCGCAGTTTGTAATATTGTCTAGAACATTTTTGTCATACTGAAGTTTCGCAAGAAACCGAAGTATCTCAAAAATAGCACGACTAAAAAACTTTTGGATACTTTGTTTGATACGATAAAAATCCCTAAAAACTCCATTTTCTCTGCAAACCCTAACTTCTTAAAATTTTCCCAAGATTTTTTATGCAAATTTTTGCACAACTATCAAGATTTTCTTAAAAATTTTTAGATTTTTTGGAACTCCTTTTGCTTCCTTAGTGCTGATTTTCTATGCAAATTTTTAGCGAATTTTGCAAAAGATTTACCAAATAAGGAAGCGCAAGTGTTAGAGCAAGTAAATCATCTCCAATCAGTCAAAAAAGCCCCTTTTGAAGCGGATATTCTCCCAAGTCAAAAGTCTCAAAAGCTATCCCAAAATGGCGCAGAATCTGGTGCGCTAGATTTTAAAAACGCACTTCAAAAATCTATCCAAAGCACCAAATCCAAAGATGCCCCTCAAGGCAATGCTAAACCAAAATCCACTAAACAAAACGAACTAAATGACACAAAAGCTACCTTGCCAAATGCCCTATCAAGCACCTTATCAAACAAAGCAAACCCACTAGCGCACAAAAACAAAACTTCTAGCGATGATGAATACTTGCTCCAAAATGCACTACACAAGTCCCAAATATCCCCAAAGGACACGCTAAACACACTAGAAAAAAACCAACATACCAAAAAGCCTAGCCTAGATTCATCAAAAACCCACACACAAGATTTTGCACAAGATTCTATCACAAGTGATATGTTCCAAAATGCACTGCTAAAAGATAAAATAACCCCTAAAAACGCTCTAGGCTCTAGCGAAAAATCAAGCGTAGAAAGCACCAAAAAGCACGCAAACGCGCTAAACTCCATAGCCCAAAATTCCACCAAAGCTATCCACAGTTTAGAATCTAGCGAGTCTTTAGATGAAGCGTTGCAAGAGCCTACCCAAGCCCTGCAAGACGCACTAGAAAAAAGGGATACTCAAACGCCCAAAAAAGACCTAAACCAAATGGCGCGAAACAAGAATCAAGAAGAGACTTTCCTATCCAAAATCACACAAAACAAAGTCCAAAACAAAACCAATGAATATGTGGCAAATAGCGCAGATGAAGCGGGGGAAGCAGGGGAGGCAGGACGAGATGAGCTAAAATCCCTAGCTACACCACCTAGTGTGCAAAATATCCCCACAGCTAGCACGCAAAATAGCACAAAAACAAATCCACAAAATCTAGCAAAATCGCTTGAATCTAGCGCGTCAAACTCTGCCCAAACGCCTGCAAACCCGACTTTGCAAACTGTGGCTAGCAAGGCAAAAGAGCTAGGACTAAATCCTAGCAACATTAGCTACCAAGAATCCCAAGAAGCAACACCTAGCGCAAAAGTAGATGAAGCAAATGCAACAAAAAAAGTAAGCAAAGTAGCTACTCAAGCAAGCCAAGCTAGCGGAGTAAAAACCTACTTTGATGATGATGAAGCGTTGCGCCCTGTGTTTGACATACTAGAATCTTTTGATGCAAAAAATGCAGCAAGACGCAGAGCTAGCAACGCAAGTGCTTCTATAAAGTATGTCCAAAATGGCGAGGACAAAATCGCTGTGATTGAGCGAGGAAAAAGCCTGCCAAAAGCTATTACAGCTTCACGCATAAAAAACGAACGACAAGAAAAAATCTTTGAGCAAATCCAAAAAGATTT
This genomic stretch from Helicobacter macacae MIT 99-5501 harbors:
- the der gene encoding ribosome biogenesis GTPase Der, which produces MQSLPKAPKIAIIGRPNVGKSCLFNRLAKQKIAITSDISGTTRDTNYTHIYLLPSKQNSNEATQSPKSALLIDTGGIEQKSKDELFLQVGAKAKQASKQADLVLYVVDGQNPPNDEDREILYEILRLKDKKSPCFLVVNKIDSDAQNEGAYAFYEFGVQEVFFISVAHNRGITTLQNAMFSALFANTNEAITNDDEDILAGLQKDLENQLERDLQNQLEKESSKESESSQKNSQIRIGIIGRVNVGKSSLLNTLTQKERAIVSKKAGTTIDPVDESIEHKGKLLTFIDTAGIRKRGKIQQLEKFALDRTNKILAQSDIALLVLDASERLCELDERIFSLTQKHALGVIVLWNKWDIKYADFKTINAEFERKFRFLEYAPKLAISAKNKRHINELKDKIIEIYQNFSLRIPTAKLNETIAKAIQNHAIPSDRGKLVKIYYATQYESAPPQIALISNRPNSIHFSYKRYLINCLREEFSLSGVPLILSFRDKNAKPPKDDKEE
- the fliK gene encoding flagellar hook-length control protein FliK; this encodes MLEQVNHLQSVKKAPFEADILPSQKSQKLSQNGAESGALDFKNALQKSIQSTKSKDAPQGNAKPKSTKQNELNDTKATLPNALSSTLSNKANPLAHKNKTSSDDEYLLQNALHKSQISPKDTLNTLEKNQHTKKPSLDSSKTHTQDFAQDSITSDMFQNALLKDKITPKNALGSSEKSSVESTKKHANALNSIAQNSTKAIHSLESSESLDEALQEPTQALQDALEKRDTQTPKKDLNQMARNKNQEETFLSKITQNKVQNKTNEYVANSADEAGEAGEAGRDELKSLATPPSVQNIPTASTQNSTKTNPQNLAKSLESSASNSAQTPANPTLQTVASKAKELGLNPSNISYQESQEATPSAKVDEANATKKVSKVATQASQASGVKTYFDDDEALRPVFDILESFDAKNAARRRASNASASIKYVQNGEDKIAVIERGKSLPKAITASRIKNERQEKIFEQIQKDLLAGKELNLSQIERELSKLENGLFDDKTEAINPLKQTPKGIKPSIAQSTQASASIATSAGLSVASALSKDSKDSSKDSKGFASKGTKEAKESSKAGTQSTLAKEPSEPLSSTQQRQESILERNLATPQFVQNDEQEAFNETLLAQKAQKQESSEAKAESKSEAKTLTSNATSTNSLRSEARTNNINAREALSSFVNQFEQEVKKFKPPMRQISMELSPKELGNIELTITQRGNSLHISVVSNPQALQLFAQNHGELRQNLLNAGFEGVDLSFSSSNGQSGQSGGQNQDSEQNQKGEANSLDSLAQKSQNSAEGEILAMEITLPRYA